The uncultured Cohaesibacter sp. region TAAGGGCCGCCCGTTGATCCGCGCTTATAGTCAAACTTGTTTGCCGCGTCAACCATTCTGATCGACGAAAAGGCGCAGAAACCGGCCTTTTTCGGATTCATGAAAGATTAACCCGTTATCCGCTTTGATCTTCAAGCGCGCATCGGTGTGTTTGGCGCCCCCCGACCGATGGCCTCCAGAACATCGCTCAGGAACCGGCCCAGATTGTCGGTCACATGATGAACATAAGGCACCTGCGTGCTTTCGGCCTCCCAACGACCATGAAAAACTTCCCGCATCTGGTCAGGTACAATAAGCACACATGTCATGCCCAGCGCGTCCGGAACCTCGAGATTGCGCGCCAGATCCTCGAACATGGCCGAGCGGTTCGGATTAATGCCGGTCTGCTCCAAAAGTCGTTCATAGGGCGTGCGATTGGGTTTGGGCTCAAGCCCCGCCCACACGATATCGAAGACGTCATCGAAATAGTCGGTAATGCCCAAGCGCTCGGACACCTTGCGGGCATGGTCTTTCGTGCCGTTGGTATAGATATAGCGTTTGCCGGGCAGGGAACAGAGCGCCTGACCCAAGAGCGGGTCGGGTTCCACAACGCTGTGGTCGATGTCGTGTACATATTCAAGAAAGTCATCGGGCGCGATGTCATGCTCGATCATGAGGCCGCGCAGCGTGGTGCCATATTGCTTGTAATAGCTATGGCGCAGATGGGATGCGTCATCAAGCGTCAGGCCCAGCAGATTGGAGACGAACTCATTCATCTTCACTTCCATCTGCGCGAAAAGATCGATATGGCGTGGATAGAGCGTATTATCCAGGTCGAAGATCCAACTGTCGATATCCCTGAAACTCTCCAGCAAATTGGTGCCGGAGCCGTGATCGCTTTGCATTTAGATCTCCAATAGTCTTCATTTGCCCAAAGGGTCTTATCCTGCATAGAAGCAGGAAACGATCCGGGACAATGCCACGAATAAGAGCATAAACCAAGCGGGCGACGTGGCTTAGTGAAAAATTGCTCACTTTCTGATCTTGAGGGAAAGCCCTTGCCAAGGAGCAAAAGCCCTGCATTAGATGGATCCGATAGATATTAGTGCGTGGCATGGCCCAAAAAGGCCATTTTCTTCAGATCGGTATAGGCTATCATGGCATGGGGTGGCCGCCATGAAAAGACAAGCGGGCAAGAGATCAAGGGCAATCTGAATGGACGATAGGACGCAGAACCACAAGGACAGTGAGGCCCATGGCCTTCTGGTCCGCTCGGCGAAGGGGCAATCGGCGGGTAGCGGCAAGGAGAATGGTTATCCCAGCTTCGGATTGTCGACCAAGCTATTACT contains the following coding sequences:
- a CDS encoding pyrimidine 5'-nucleotidase; this translates as MQSDHGSGTNLLESFRDIDSWIFDLDNTLYPRHIDLFAQMEVKMNEFVSNLLGLTLDDASHLRHSYYKQYGTTLRGLMIEHDIAPDDFLEYVHDIDHSVVEPDPLLGQALCSLPGKRYIYTNGTKDHARKVSERLGITDYFDDVFDIVWAGLEPKPNRTPYERLLEQTGINPNRSAMFEDLARNLEVPDALGMTCVLIVPDQMREVFHGRWEAESTQVPYVHHVTDNLGRFLSDVLEAIGRGAPNTPMRA